In Rubrivirga marina, the following are encoded in one genomic region:
- a CDS encoding dihydrodipicolinate reductase → MSLRIVQFGLGPIGQACARLALDHGHQLVGALDLDPERVGKDVGEILGRDAVGAEVRDDPAALGEWAPDVVLHTTLSFLDRIEGQLMACIDAGAHVVSSSEELFWPFDRDPAFSERIDRAATEAGVVVVGTGVNPGFVMDLLPVVLSGVVARVDRVDVSRSVDAGRRRGPLQKKVGAGLTEAAFREREAAGGFGHIGMVESAKALAAGLGWDTAEVSETFGPHLADADYRTEHATVAAGDVAGIHQTATVTVDGETRATLTLTMAVGARDEDRVEIAGDPPLTVVVEGGTFGDTATVAAVVNTARRVAGARPGLRTMLEIPAAATNR, encoded by the coding sequence ATGTCGCTCCGCATCGTCCAGTTCGGCCTCGGCCCCATCGGCCAGGCCTGCGCCCGTCTCGCCCTCGACCACGGCCACCAACTCGTCGGCGCCCTCGACCTCGACCCGGAGCGGGTCGGGAAGGACGTCGGGGAGATTCTGGGGCGCGACGCCGTCGGTGCCGAGGTCCGCGACGACCCGGCCGCGCTCGGCGAGTGGGCGCCCGACGTCGTCCTCCACACGACGCTCTCGTTCCTCGACCGGATCGAGGGCCAGCTGATGGCCTGCATCGATGCCGGCGCGCACGTCGTGTCGTCGTCGGAGGAGCTGTTCTGGCCGTTCGACCGCGACCCCGCGTTCTCGGAGCGGATCGACCGCGCGGCGACCGAGGCGGGCGTGGTCGTCGTCGGGACGGGCGTGAACCCGGGGTTCGTGATGGACCTGCTCCCGGTCGTCCTGTCGGGTGTCGTCGCGCGCGTCGACCGGGTCGACGTGTCGCGGTCGGTCGACGCGGGGCGGCGGCGCGGGCCGCTCCAAAAGAAGGTCGGCGCGGGGCTCACCGAGGCCGCGTTCCGTGAGCGGGAGGCGGCCGGCGGGTTCGGGCACATCGGGATGGTCGAGTCGGCGAAGGCTCTCGCCGCCGGCCTCGGCTGGGACACGGCCGAGGTGAGCGAGACCTTCGGCCCCCACCTCGCCGACGCCGACTACCGGACGGAGCACGCGACGGTCGCGGCGGGCGACGTCGCCGGCATCCACCAGACGGCGACCGTCACGGTCGACGGCGAGACGCGGGCGACGCTCACGCTCACGATGGCCGTCGGCGCGAGGGACGAGGACCGCGTCGAGATCGCGGGCGACCCGCCGCTGACGGTCGTCGTCGAGGGCGGGACGTTCGGCGACACGGCGACGGTCGCGGCCGTCGTCAACACGGCGCGCCGCGTG
- a CDS encoding SRPBCC family protein, whose product MIEVDTHVARRVRLAAPVDAAWALLKDVPRWGALYPHVASVEPYGEGAYLWRMDPLGPPGGRVSVVYACRYEADEASHTLRWTPIPGVGNAAFDGACSVEPDGEAATVGTLRMDARLRIPAPSFLGAVVRPAVSIEMERLTDTFAERLSHALDA is encoded by the coding sequence GTGATCGAGGTCGACACGCACGTGGCCCGGCGCGTCCGGTTGGCGGCGCCGGTCGACGCCGCCTGGGCGCTCCTGAAGGACGTCCCGCGCTGGGGCGCGCTGTACCCGCACGTGGCGTCGGTCGAGCCGTACGGCGAGGGCGCGTACCTCTGGCGAATGGACCCGCTCGGCCCGCCCGGCGGGCGCGTCTCCGTCGTCTACGCCTGCCGCTACGAGGCCGACGAGGCCTCGCACACGCTCCGCTGGACGCCGATCCCGGGCGTGGGCAACGCCGCCTTCGACGGGGCCTGCTCGGTCGAGCCCGACGGTGAGGCCGCCACGGTCGGGACGCTGCGGATGGACGCGCGGCTCCGGATCCCCGCGCCGTCGTTCCTGGGCGCGGTCGTCCGCCCGGCCGTGTCAATCGAGATGGAGCGGCTCACCGACACCTTCGCCGAGCGACTGAGCCACGCGCTGGACGCGTAG
- the purQ gene encoding phosphoribosylformylglycinamidine synthase subunit PurQ, translating to MAKVAVLVFPGSNCDHDVYHATKHVLGQDARFVWHKEGSVGEADLVVVPGGFSYGDYLRAGAIARFSPIMKDVVRFAATGGLVLGVCNGFQVLCEAELLPGALMRNASLRFACKDARLRVESTATPFTAELETGEVLTVPVAHGEGNYTADDATLDELEAEDRVVFRYVDAAGEAVPEAAPNGSARNIAGVRNARGNVLGMMPHPERCVEPVLGTADGAKIFRSALAHLGAEVGDVA from the coding sequence ATGGCCAAGGTCGCCGTCCTCGTCTTTCCCGGGTCCAACTGCGACCACGACGTGTACCACGCCACGAAGCACGTGCTGGGGCAGGACGCCCGGTTCGTGTGGCACAAGGAGGGCTCCGTCGGCGAAGCTGACCTCGTGGTCGTGCCCGGCGGGTTCTCCTACGGCGACTACCTCCGGGCCGGGGCCATCGCCCGGTTCTCGCCCATCATGAAGGACGTCGTCCGGTTCGCGGCGACGGGCGGGCTCGTGCTCGGCGTGTGCAACGGGTTCCAGGTGCTGTGCGAGGCCGAGCTCCTGCCGGGCGCGCTCATGCGGAACGCCAGCCTCCGGTTCGCCTGCAAGGACGCGCGGCTCCGCGTCGAGTCGACGGCGACGCCGTTCACGGCGGAGCTCGAGACGGGCGAGGTCCTGACGGTCCCCGTCGCCCACGGCGAGGGCAACTACACGGCCGACGACGCGACGCTCGACGAGCTCGAGGCCGAGGACCGCGTGGTCTTCCGCTACGTCGACGCGGCCGGCGAGGCCGTGCCGGAGGCGGCCCCGAACGGCTCGGCCCGCAACATCGCCGGCGTGCGGAACGCGCGCGGCAACGTGCTCGGGATGATGCCGCACCCCGAGCGGTGCGTCGAGCCGGTCCTGGGCACCGCCGACGGCGCGAAGATCTTCCGGTCCGCCCTGGCCCACCTCGGCGCCGAGGTGGGGGACGTCGCGTGA